The following coding sequences lie in one Brevibacterium marinum genomic window:
- a CDS encoding styrene monooxygenase/indole monooxygenase family protein: protein MMKSIGIIGAGVAGLHLGLQLRQHGIATTIYTNRTPEEVADGRVMNSVAHMHVTLELEEDLGINHWTEDQYYYTHHYHYNGWGDQRTYQGSFAAPSRTLDYRIYLPRLMEDFTDRGGVIEYRDLGVADIQNLSEIHDLVVVSTGKGEIGAMFPKRADKSPYDRPQRKLAVGFWKGVERCDPNGVAVSVIPGVGELLAIPMWSFSGDVMALLFESVPGGPQEALTDQRYADDPEAYRRLTLNMLRDYHPTVFDRVDHDEFRLQSDKDILQGAFTPVMREDYARLPNGRFLLALGDVHLTMDPVQAQGANSTAYSARVVGDAIVEDDVFDERFMKKVASRRSERLEAANDWINTIIHTPTPPQIPALFSAMVDNQALVDEFTENFNHPIRQIDLLASEERVEAAVNRASA, encoded by the coding sequence ATGATGAAGAGCATCGGCATCATCGGCGCCGGAGTCGCCGGACTCCACCTGGGACTCCAGCTGCGACAGCACGGGATTGCCACGACCATCTACACCAACCGCACGCCGGAAGAGGTGGCCGACGGTCGGGTGATGAACAGCGTGGCCCATATGCATGTCACTCTCGAGCTGGAAGAGGACCTCGGCATCAACCACTGGACCGAGGACCAGTACTACTACACCCACCATTACCACTACAACGGCTGGGGCGATCAGCGTACCTACCAGGGCAGCTTCGCCGCACCCTCACGCACGCTCGACTACCGGATCTACCTCCCTCGACTGATGGAGGACTTCACCGACCGCGGCGGTGTGATCGAGTACCGCGATCTCGGGGTCGCCGACATCCAGAACCTCAGCGAGATCCACGATCTCGTCGTGGTGTCGACCGGCAAGGGCGAGATCGGAGCGATGTTCCCGAAGCGAGCCGACAAGTCCCCCTATGATCGCCCTCAGCGGAAGCTGGCGGTCGGATTCTGGAAGGGCGTCGAGCGCTGCGACCCCAACGGGGTCGCGGTGAGTGTGATCCCAGGCGTGGGCGAACTCCTCGCAATTCCGATGTGGTCCTTCTCCGGTGATGTGATGGCACTCCTGTTCGAAAGCGTGCCCGGCGGCCCACAGGAGGCCCTGACCGACCAGCGCTATGCCGATGATCCCGAGGCCTACCGGCGCCTCACCCTGAATATGCTCAGGGACTACCACCCGACGGTGTTCGACCGCGTCGATCACGACGAGTTCCGCCTCCAGTCCGACAAAGACATCCTCCAAGGCGCCTTCACACCGGTCATGCGCGAAGACTACGCCCGCCTGCCCAACGGCAGATTCCTCCTGGCCTTGGGAGACGTGCATCTGACCATGGACCCGGTCCAGGCACAGGGCGCGAACTCGACGGCTTACTCCGCCCGAGTCGTGGGAGACGCGATCGTCGAAGACGATGTGTTCGACGAACGCTTCATGAAGAAGGTGGCATCGCGGAGATCCGAGCGCCTCGAGGCCGCCAACGACTGGATCAACACGATCATCCACACTCCCACCCCTCCGCAGATCCCCGCACTCTTCAGCGCCATGGTCGACAACCAGGCTCTGGTGGACGAGTTCACGGAGAACTTCAACCACCCCATCCGCCAGATCGACCTTCTGGCCAGCGAGGAGCGAGTCGAAGCGGCCGTCAACCGAGCATCCGCCTGA
- a CDS encoding helix-turn-helix domain-containing protein → MSSNEATPASKSGRGVRSQTLERALDALQLLADGRQRTSKELAEELDLHRSIVYRILRTLEDYSLVARSADGRFRVGLGMTALAKSGIGDLEIEIVAVLQELSNVTSATAIFCARQRNDAVVLSSTRPLQSPASVAVRTGSRFPVDTSAPGLALLSLQPPSDEDVDEVALARQTGYVHTKGTPFVGLEAVASSVRMLDGQEASLSLLFPLGNGDVPLMVNELRTYSERLTSPADDWQL, encoded by the coding sequence GTGAGCAGCAATGAGGCGACCCCCGCTTCGAAGTCCGGCCGCGGAGTCCGCTCGCAGACTCTGGAGAGGGCCCTTGATGCTCTTCAGCTCCTTGCCGACGGTCGGCAGCGGACCAGCAAGGAACTCGCCGAAGAACTCGACCTGCACCGCTCCATCGTCTATCGGATCCTGCGCACCCTGGAGGACTATTCCCTCGTGGCCCGCAGCGCGGACGGACGGTTCCGGGTCGGGCTGGGCATGACGGCCCTGGCGAAGTCAGGAATCGGCGACCTCGAAATCGAGATCGTGGCAGTCCTGCAGGAACTGTCCAACGTCACCTCGGCGACGGCGATCTTCTGCGCACGACAGCGCAATGATGCTGTGGTCCTGTCATCGACCCGACCCCTACAGAGTCCCGCTTCCGTCGCCGTCCGCACCGGCAGCCGATTCCCCGTGGACACCAGCGCGCCCGGCCTGGCCCTCCTCTCCCTGCAGCCGCCGAGCGATGAGGACGTCGATGAAGTCGCCCTGGCCCGTCAGACCGGATACGTCCACACCAAAGGAACACCTTTCGTCGGACTCGAGGCAGTGGCCTCGTCCGTGCGGATGCTCGATGGCCAAGAAGCCAGCCTCTCGCTTCTGTTCCCCCTGGGCAATGGCGATGTGCCGCTCATGGTCAACGAGCTGCGCACCTACAGCGAACGGCTCACCTCACCCGCGGACGACTGGCAGCTCTGA